The following nucleotide sequence is from Candidatus Poribacteria bacterium.
GCAGGGGTTCATCCGTTTGTATAAAAACTATTGTGCGGATTGGCTCTGTGACCTCTGTCCTATTTTGGAACACGATGCGGTCCTCCCGGAGGAAGATTAGTATGGACTCGCGCGTTACCCCCTTAACGGATGAGTCCTACTGGACAACGCTTTGGGACGGTCAACAGCATAAAATTCGGCATCTGCGGTGGGTTTATGTAGCGAACCGCCAGCTCGCGAAGTTGTTCAATCGGGCACTTTCGGGTTTTAAACAACCGACGCTCATTGAACTCGGATGTGCCGATTCGTTGTGGCTTCCTTACCTCGCTCAGAAGTATGGAGGTGACACTTACGGTGTCGATTTTTCGGAGTTAGGGTGTCAACTCGCACAACGGAACCTTGCTCTTGCCGGTGCAGAGGGAACAATTCTCTGTGACGATCTGTTCGCATTTGCCAAAAAGCACCACTCGACGTTTGACTTCGTTTACTCAATGGGATTGATTGAGCATTTTAGCACGCCGCAAGCGGTCTTGCAGGAGATATATAGTCTACTCAAACCGGGTGGAACAATGCTCACGGTAACGCCGAATCTGCGGGGTATGTATACACCGATAGCCCGCGTAGCGAGTCCGAAACTTCTTGCGACACACAAGGTAATTTTACCGACTGACCTCGCTTCGGCATTACGAGACACAGGATTTCAGGTCACGGAATTTGGGTATACAGGGGGGCCCTTGAAATTGAGTGTTGTTGATTATTCACCATGGCGGGCAGTCATCGGTAACTGGGGTCATGAAGTACTTTGTAAGTGTGTGAATCTGACGGATATAGTCCTTGGCAATTTCTTCGTAGGGCTTCGAGTCCCAAACCAGCAGTTAACTTCGCCGTATGTGTACGCACTTTCCACAAAACCCAAATAGCATACCTCAAGTGCTATTGTTTATAGGGCTTATGCAGGCTGCTCTTTTGTAGTATAAACTGTTAGTTTGGGTTTCCGTTGCGCGTGTGAGGTTTTTTAAGCAGGACGCAATTGAATAGAGCGTGCTATGGTCAAGATTGCGTAAGTCCTGATTTATTTAACGATATTGCTCAAATATGTGATTCCCTGTGACTATCTAAAAATCACCTCTGACCATTTTTCAGCACCATTCTTTACTGAAACAATCTTTTTTGTGCTATAATATATAGAGTGAGAATACCAGTTCACGCACTATTATTTAACCGAAACCTTCAACCTGAATAGGAGAATTTCTCATGAAAACGTTATGTCTTTTAGCGATCACATTGCTGTGTGTCTCTATGGCTATGGCAGAGGAGACCTTCTTTTCTGCATTGGAGAGCAAAGCAGAAGTGGAAAAAGAGGGTGGCACCGTTGATGGCGGCAGTTTCAAGCCCGGTAAATTTGGTAACGGTTTCGTTAGCGAAGCCGTTGGCGATGTTATCCATTTTCCTGTAGAAGACCGTTTTGTCAACCTCGACGAAGGCACCGTTGAGTTGTGGGTAACGATGGGTATGGACACCAGCTCCATCACGGGCGAACTTTTCACATTCATGACTTACAAACGCGGCACCGACGCGGTATTTCTGCAGTTTAACAATGGCGGGATCGCACAGATGCGGATTAAGAGCGCGGGTTCATGGCATAACGCCAACAGCGCAGAACTCAAGTGGCAAGAGGGCGAGCATCACCATATGGCAGGAACATGGGGACCCGACGGCTTGAAACTCTACTTAGATGGCAAACTCGAGGGCGAAGCTCCGTTCAAAAAGGGACCGACCGTGTTCGCTGAAACCTTCGAGATTAACAACGCCTCTCCGCCCGACCCGAAATTCCCGACGAATTCCGTCGTTGATGGGGTGCGGCTCTCCGATCATCAGAAGGGACCCGATGAGTTCGTCATGGATGATCCAGCAGATGTCCAGCCGATCGGGAAGCTCACAACCACGTGGGCACGGCTGAAAGGGGACTTGTAAGCATGTACAAGACGGAGCGTCCGCTTTACACGGCGGGGACGGAGGGATACCATACGTTCCGAATTCCCGCACTTGTCCGGTCAAATGCGGGAACCCTATTGGCGTTCTGTGAAGGCAGGCGGACAGGTGGCGGGGATTCAGGGGACATTGATATTGTCCTGAAACGGAGTTTCGATAACGGCGAGAGCTGGCAACCGATGCAAATCGCTGTTTCCACGGGAACCGATACGGATGGCAATCCTGCACCAGTGGTTGATCGGGACACGGGGGCAATCTATTTGCTTTTCTGCAAAAATCTCGCTGACGGCGCGGAAGGAAAGATTGTTGCCGGAGAAGCACCCCGCACCGTTTGGGTGACCTCCAGTAACGACGACGGCGAAACTTGGTCAGAACCGAGTGAAATCACAGCCACGACGAAAGACGAGGAGTGGACGTGGTATGCTACGGGTCCCTGCCACGGGATTCAACTCGCAAACGGTAGATTCGTTATTCCGTGTGACCATGTGCTTGGCAACAGTCGGGACTATGCCCAATATGGCTACTCAC
It contains:
- a CDS encoding methyltransferase domain-containing protein; this encodes MDSRVTPLTDESYWTTLWDGQQHKIRHLRWVYVANRQLAKLFNRALSGFKQPTLIELGCADSLWLPYLAQKYGGDTYGVDFSELGCQLAQRNLALAGAEGTILCDDLFAFAKKHHSTFDFVYSMGLIEHFSTPQAVLQEIYSLLKPGGTMLTVTPNLRGMYTPIARVASPKLLATHKVILPTDLASALRDTGFQVTEFGYTGGPLKLSVVDYSPWRAVIGNWGHEVLCKCVNLTDIVLGNFFVGLRVPNQQLTSPYVYALSTKPK
- a CDS encoding exo-alpha-sialidase; amino-acid sequence: MYKTERPLYTAGTEGYHTFRIPALVRSNAGTLLAFCEGRRTGGGDSGDIDIVLKRSFDNGESWQPMQIAVSTGTDTDGNPAPVVDRDTGAIYLLFCKNLADGAEGKIVAGEAPRTVWVTSSNDDGETWSEPSEITATTKDEEWTWYATGPCHGIQLANGRFVIPCDHVLGNSRDYAQYGYSHLIVSDDHGETWRIGGKAQPGTNESVVVETVDGGLYFNCRNYVAPKRRAYARSSDSGDTFTEFGYEEDLIEPICQASMVRYTDANQHDKNRILFSNPASTSRERMTIRISYDECQSWSSGKVLHAGPAAYSDLCIASDMNICCLYERGEEHRSEMLSFAKLEDTLA